Below is a window of Rattus rattus isolate New Zealand chromosome X, Rrattus_CSIRO_v1, whole genome shotgun sequence DNA.
TTATACCCCTTCTCCAAGGCTCAAAGACCATCATGGAAAATGAGGCAGAAACACTATAGGAGCCTGAAGTCAGGGAGAATCATAGGgaaactgtcttctggacatgacaggaacACTGCACTCAGGACTCATAGCATCTGTAGTCATCTGCACAGCATCAAGCCTGTCAAGAGTCAAGTGCGGAGTAGGAAGGGTCTGATGCCCTATGGACAGTTAATGGCATCTGGTGGAAGGAGGGACAATTTTCCTTAAAGGTCGACTCTTGGGGTTATTAAACAGTAATTTAATATAGAAGAGATACAAACTTGGGGgtcaaagaaacagagacagatgtgGGTGGAATAAATGGGAGGTATAtcatcaaaacacattgtatgaaattctcaaagcattagtaaaaattattaaagaatattCATCTTAAAAAACAATGTCGCCCAGAGGGGAAAAGTGGCCTGTCAGTTGTCCAGTAGCACTCATATGCTCTATGTTAATCTGCATCTTTATACTCTGAATGGTTCTCCAGACACTTCAAGCTTTACAGTTACCTGTTGGCATAGTTCATATCATATAAGGGAGTTCAAAAGACATGGATACCACTtcagaattaaaaagaataagtaaGTCCCTTTTCAGAAGCttaatttgaaagaaattttTATGTACATGATTTATAGTCTGTTTTCAGCTACATAAAAGttggtttcatttttgtcttATGGTTTTGTAGTTTGTAGGGgtaatgagagaaaaatattaagtcAGCGTTTGGTGTCATAGGGCAAGCAGAAGTtgaaagccaggtatggtggcacacgtctATAAGCCCAGAACTCTTGAGAAGTGAGAAGCAGAAGGATTATGAGTTCCAAGATAGTCTGAGCTCTATTGggaagaccctgcttcaaaacaaaacaataaaaaaaagaagaacagtaAAACTTAGATATTAGATTCTGGTTCATGCTAGTGACCTAAAAGTATTAGTTGCTTAGGATGAAAATAGGTCTACAGACAGGTAATAGCTCAGACACATTAACTagcttcctttcctgcttttcctGCCCATGTACTtactcccttcctgccttctttcccctccctttcttatgCTTTTATCCTCTTGTCCCAGcttattcttttgaaaaataactgatttttctgttttgtctgtcaTTTAAACTTAATCTTGACTTGAGTCCTGCCCTCAGCCCTATTTCTGTGTGTGGATTAaatatattgttgttcttcaaatttctcctgtttttttttgtttgtttgtttgctttcttgccccatattttactttgttttctttaattctatttctggACTTTCCCAACCTTCCTTATCAAGAAATAATAATCccttataatattttctttgaaacattCACAGGCAGCATCTATATAGTGGAGCAAGTTCATCCCCCTCCATTTACTTCATTATTTCCAtctattttaagattattttatactTATGTACATGTGGctacatgagtttatgtgcactctatgcatgcaggtgcctgtggagaccagagggaaTCGGGTtcccctggaagtggagctaGGGGTGCTTATGATCCACCCACCCAGCATGGATGCTGAGGACTAAACcctgttctctgcaagagtagtacaCATTCTTCCTCcttgagctgcctctccagcctgagctacctctcccagcctgagctacctcTCAGCCTGATCTGCctctccagcctgagctacctccTAAATATTTCCGTTTGGAGATATACTTGAGATACCTGAGCGTTTAAGTGAGGCTAACTTTGAGATTTGGTCTTTTTTCCCATAAATACAAGATTCTggttcttttcagaaaagaatatttaaaagcaaacactAAAAGTGTTTAAAttaacacttttttatttttacttttttaaattaattaaattagtgatttaaaaaacacTAGTATCTCAAGATGTTTATGGACTATGCTAGACTAGGATACAGATCTCACTGGAAGAATCTTTGAAGGATCTCAGGCAAGGAGACAAACCAAATGACATCAAGGAGGGGGCAGCAAAATAGTTGAGTTTGGCCAATAATATATTCAGAAAGCCAAATGGAGTTGTTCACTGTACTTGCAAAACAGACCTGTGAAATCTCTTATGGCCTGAAATATTTATAGCTTGGGCTAAAAGAGAATAATCAGAGGTGCAGTCTGTGTGCTGGTATTGGAAAGGCGGCTTATCATAGGCTAGGTTACGTTTACGGAAGTTTATCTAGTATGTGTTATTGCTATACATCTCAGGAGGAATGGCTGAAGAAGAGAAAGTCTGAGACCTTCGTGGTCATTTCCAAGTTTCTTACATTCTCTGTATAGGAAAAATATGCAGTACAATTGTGATTACCTTTTGTAGTCTAATCTGTAACTCACAACAAATTTATAATTCATTAGAAGCCTGCTTACTTTTCAAATGGGCTTTTATAAAGGTTTATCTAAAAATtggtgttcttttttcttttaaggacaTTTGATACCTTAAGGAATCACCCATCTTTTTATGTGTTTAACCATCGTGGTCGAGTGCTGTTCCGGCCTTCAGATGCAACAAATTCTTCCAACCTAGATGCATTGTCCTCTAACACGTCGCTGAAGTTACGAAAGTTTGACTCACTGCGCCGTTAAgctttttacaaattaaataacaGGACAGACACAGAATTGAGTATTGGAGTTTGGGGTGTAAAACACTCCCCCCCCAACATCAGTATTTATATTGCTATTTCAGAGCTAGTTAAATAATCTATGGCCCTTGTTTATACATTGTTGATCCAATCAAATGGTGTAGGAGTTATCTATGAAATGAGTCTTTGAACTTTCCTATAGAGGTTTTCTGTTCATTTGAAACAATTCCCATGTTTTGTAAAAGTCACTATTTCGAACATACTTCCCTGAAAAATGTTGGGATTTTTGTGATTATTTATTTTcgtagatttcttttcttttgcactACAGTTTTTAGGAATCCTGGAATACCATGTAACATCTGCATTTTGCAGCACAAGAGTCAAATGGTCTTCGGTTCTTATCAGACCAACTTCTTTAAGAAGACCAAAATGGTGACTTTACAGTTTTTCTTGGGGCCCCTAAACAGTGACTCTGCTTTTACAGATACTTgccaatttttactttattaatggCTTCTCTCCGGACCCCACTCCCTGATACTGTCTAACATCAGCTGTCTTGTTTCATCATTTCTGAGATTCTGTGTGCAGTGAGCAATTTTTGTGTCAGAAATTCTATCATAACATATTTAACAAGTTCATCTTGCTGTAAAACTACTCATGTTCTTTTGTTGTAAAATTTTCACTGATTGTGTAATGGAAGATTAGTTGAAAGTAGACCAAAAAGACAAATTATGACTTCATTATCTTGCCTAGTAGAATAGAACTGACTGTTCTAAACTGATCGTCACTAGCTGGTCTCACTCATTCTATGTCTGTTGGTTTCTGTCACAGTAAACTAGTGAATTGGTGAAAATAAAGGAACTGGTTCATTTTATCTAAAGGCACATGCAAAGAAACTAGGCCAAATATGTTCTAAATATTTGGAGTTAATCTATTTAAATTCTCTTAGAAAATTAAGGTCATTTAAGAAGTTGTTTTGCAGCTTCTGACTGAAAGCTGgcctggagttttccatcttcaCTCTGCGGTGCTGAAGGTGAGGATAAGGACACAGCATTGAATGTTTTTCAGAAACAGTAGTTTTACTCAAAGAAAATCAGAGTAGGTTTTTCGCTAGAAAACTAAGATGCTTAACATTACATTGTAGAGATTATTGCTTTCCACAAGCATGAACACATACTTGTGTTAAATTATATAGGTGTAAAGGGACTACTATGGACTTTGATAGGAAACCTGCCCGATGCTTTTTGGGTTGTTTCAGGCAGGGTCTTCATATCGAGATGCTCTTTTACTTGGTAGCATTTTTTCATAGGAATGAGCCTCAGCCTTTCTGCCCAGTCATGCACAGCCTCAAAGGACAAGgttcttttatcatttctttgttggttttggttttgtttgtaaaCAGGATTCTGTATAACCtgagctagcctcaaactcagtatgtagctgaggatgatcctCATGCCTTTACCGCGTCAGCGCTAAGATGATAGGTGCTGCCACTACACCTGGTTTTtggggtcctggggactgaacccagggcctcgtgcatgctaggcaagcactgtaccagctGAACTACATCCCAGGCCCTTGACATTGAATTGTGATTCTTGAGCTCTGATTTGCTAGCTAAGTCTATAGAGCACTGATTCTGTTCTCTAATGAGAACAAACTCACAAATCTGCTGATTACCTACAATAATTTAGAAATAGGCTAAAAGTGTGAAaccaagccaggtgtggtggcatgcactTGTAGACCTAGCACTTACAAGGCTGAACCAGGATCACAAGTTTAGGGCAAATCTGGGCTATCTTAAGGAATCCCTATCTTAACCCTAATCCCCGCAAAAAGCGAATCCAAGGACTAATGTGATAGATCAAAATGGCATGCACGAAGCATGCTGTACATCAGGCTTTTCTGCCATACTCCTCGACTACTTGATTGAAgagcctcttgttttcttctctttggagaCTGTTTCCCTTCTTAATGTGTTTTCATAACAATGCTACTGAGAATCTGTGTGTTTTGTACTTTCATTCTTTAAAGGGTGTATAGTTGCCAGATGTGGCTCACGCCTATAATACaaacactcaggaggccaaggcagggaaGTTGTcacacaagttcaagaccaaaaTTAGATACACAGCGAGACCTTATCTTTAAAGAAgttatacaaattttaaaaggtaCAGTTAAGTAACTTTAAATATACTCACAAAATTATGCAACCATTTGATAAATCTAGGCCATTTCACTCCCTTCCAGGAAGCCCTGTATTCTTTCATAGTCACCTCTGATTTCCCCCCCAGTGTGTCCCACCTAGGACCTAAGAAACCAATAGTCTATTATATGCATAATCTGATCATTTACTATAAATGAATTGATACAATATTAACCATTTACAACCAGTGTCCCTAACTATGGTTTTTCCTATGTGGAATAATGCTCATTCCGGACTAAGTAAATCTGGTAGAGTgcttttgcctagcaagtgcagaCCCTAGGCTCATCCACAGTAGCACAGAAAAAAGCTAGTTGACAAATCAATGGATTTAAAGAGGGCAAGCCAGATACTTGGCAGACTTCTAGAGTTAATCTTATTAAATAGAATAGTTTTCCTCCTAGCCAAACATCCATTCTATCCTATAGCTTCTAACTTCCATTCTagtcccccatccccacccctgctttggttttgggtttctctgtgtagccttggctgtcctggaactcactttgtagtccaggctagactccaactcacagagatctacctgcctctgccttccaagtgttgggattaaaggcatgtgccaccagtgTCTGACCCGTTCTGGTTTCCACAGTGGATATTAAAATCTATTCTTGTCTACCCAGCCAAGAAAATCCTGTTTAAAATAATGCTGAAACATTTGATGGATAATTGATATGGTAAATTTAGATGTGTCCACCTTTGGACAGCTTGTATACCTCAGATCAGGTAAAtacccccatttttttaaatgctcattGAATTTCTGCCCTTGAAATTTTATAAAGACTAAATCAGATTTGGTCATTGAACAGTTTTTATTCATCTTCTTTTACAATGTGTGATAGTCGTTACTGCCTGGGAAGGGTTGACTAAATCTAGTGCTAGGTAATTATACTTGGATTCAGTGACACTGTCAAAAATAGGAGATATATACTTCAGTTCTGAATGCAGGAACACACTGAACCAGAGACTAGCCCAAATCCTGTTTACAATGCAGGGGAATGAAGATTGTGAACTGGGGGCAAAGTCCGTAACTCCTAATAATTCTTCGCACTTAGGGCATACTTTTGGGTAACATGACAGCATCTTCTTGACTATGCTGACCCGGTTTCCATGATGTGTCGAATACTGTTTGTGAGCCTTGATGCCTGTAACACCAATAAACCCATTGTTggatatatttttctctctttaaatgaCCTTGCCTTGTCCAATAAATAAGTGATTGTCTCACCTTGTGTTTGGTAGtgggtttttgttcatttgtttttactttcaatCTCATTTCTTTAGTTTCTCTGTCCCCAGGGGGAAAAAGAGCCAATTTTATGATATGTTATATATGTCATATGATGATGTACTTTTTCTAGTATGTTgctgatttttaaatgtgtactTTAGTTGTTTATGTAAAaaatcttcctttgttttttgtttttgagattaggATACAGTTAcgaaatttttcctttttcactaCTCCCTCTAATGCTTACATGTACCCCAGTTACTgctatttcaaattcatggcctttttctTTACCATTTTACATACATATTTTGAGATGATGTTTCATTTTCTACTccatactggcctcaaactccctatatAATCAAGGCTGGACCTGAATTCCTAATTGTCCTGCATCTGCCTCACACCCCACCACATATGGAGTCTTAAAGTACTTGTGGTTTTGCACTTATAAGCTATGTCATTTCTAAATAACCACGCGTCCTGCAGGATACAGGAGTTGGTCCTTGAGCAGCAATATGCGCTCACTGCATCACAAGTACGCAACAAAGTCAAAATGACAGTGTTTAAAAAATCCCTGATTGAGCTGGgtctggtggcacatacctttggCACTCAGTTACAATGTGAGTTCTAAGCTGGCCAGGACTTTGTAGTGAAAacttgtcaaaaaaacaaaaacaaaaaaaccagtattatcaggaaagaaaaatcaaaagtttAGCCTGATGTCATATGCCCTTATTCCCAGcggttgggaggcagaagcagcctgATCGCCGAATCTGAGgcaagcctgatctacataaaaagttctaaggcagccagggctacacagaaaaacacctatcttgaaaaacaaaagtttagTGAGGATCTAAGGGCGAGTCCCTTGTGTAAAACTTACCAGTTACCTACAGTAATTTGAAAATGCTACCAGTATCAAAATCCATATTGTATATTTCAAAATGACCTGGtaaagtgtttttatttaagaaagaaatagaaagataatATATGTACATGGAATAAAAGACCAGGTAATAAAAGTCAAAATTTAGGatcacaatcaaaatatattgtatgaaaataattttaaataaaaaagattagcCCCTAGAGACACCAGCTTTAGAATGATcaaaaaactttattttgttcattaatAGGAATACTCTCAGAGTAGCTAGAGAAGTGTACTTGTTGATATGTTTTTTTGCACATTAGGTATTTGTCTATTGTAGAATTTGTAAATAGACTGtgtgtttttagaaaaaatacaCTTGGTCTCTTCCCTCTAATATGTATGTTTCCAAGAGAGAAGTAACTTTAATCGACACCCAACATagactttattattttacattgatagaatcAGACAATTTATGCCTTTGTAtgttcttttagtttcttgtgttttataAGATATTCCCGTATCAGTATATACAGAAACATCTCATTTTTAACAACTGATCCTGCAAACATTGGTGGATTTTAGATTGTTTCCAAAATTACAAAGTCTTATTGGAATGAATATACCCATATATTTAGTGAGATTATGCCCACAGGGTTAATTGCTACCATAAAGTTCCTGGATCAATGGGTGGTTTTCAGTTTCAGTTCAGTAACTAATGCCAAGTTGAACTTGAGACACTGCTCAGCCAATACCCTTCTACATACCATGAAACTGCATATGAATTGTTTTGAGTTTAATCATCTGAAAAGCTATTATTGaatcttatattttaatgaaggAGTAATGCATTGAATGGAAGAGGTGGGACACATCTTTATCTcttgttatttcttattttcagcaAATTGTATGGTTGTATTCTGTTTTCAACTTTTGCTCTGGTTTAGGAAGTTAAGACAATTGGTTATTTAGTAacattttccagaattttatttgtgtggttAAAGTTATCAGCCTTTGTGGCTAATGGGAATTTGCTTTGCTTATAAAGGCTTTCACATTTAAGAGTGAAttgaatatactttttttttttttttttagtattttaaagggttctttgttttttgtttgcttgtttgtttttgagacaagatctttctCTCTGTATTAGCTGACCTGTACACagtatttagcccaggctggcctggatccaACCACAATCCTTCCTCagtgtgagtgctgagattacacatGTGTACCACCATAACTGTCTtaagggcttttgtttgtttgcttttatcctTTAAAGCTTCTGTTCATTCGGAACTTACTTGGGTAGTAGGAATAACTTTATACAAGTAGCTAACTGGTTGTCCCCAccccatttattcttttcttcccacATTATTGGAAGGACCATCTTCATATTTTGAATGTCTGTCCATTCTGGGGGATCTAACTTGGGTCCTTGACTATGATGGTAAGCGCTCTACTTCACTGGTCTGTGTCTCTAGCTCTGTATTCTCATCTTTGACATTTTCTAGTCAAGCCTCAATAGTCCTTCTGAGGATTGCCCCCTAATTTTGCATGTTTATTTTAAGCTCTCTATCATTTTCTCCATGTTTGGAAATCATGCTAATATTTTCCTATAGTTTTATTTTGGATGTACAGGCATGTGAACTGCAAGATAGAGTGTTAGAGCCTTGGTTCTCCATTTAGATCCATCATTCCTAACTTGATTGCCACTGTTCTTTCTCCCCCAGgatgctttgctttgcttccaATCATTTCAGCCAAGCTGGGGACATTCATCACCACACTTCATGACATCCCTCAACATGCCAGCATGCCTGTTCTACAAGAGTGAGAAGATTGTCCCATGTGATCACAATGCCACTCTTACAACCAAGCAGGATCAAGCCAGTTTATGTTCGAATTTCTTCACACTTCTCGCAAATAGTTTTCATAGCTGCTTCCCCAAGGTTCACAGATTAGCACTGATGGGTATCCCTTTAGGCtgcctttttaaagttattttctaaataaaattggCTCTTTGAACTTTTTCTTGACACAATGACAACCTTATTAGAGTTTAAGAGGAAAACAATGGGACAGACAAACTGCCAGTCAGAGAACTACAGAGAAGAGTTAGTAATGAAGGTCAGCCAGCAGCCACATGGCCCACAAGCAGCTGCTAGGTAGAAGTGGAGGAAGCTTCACAGAGGAATAGTGAGGAAGCCCAAAGTGTCTGGAAAGCACGCCCAGGCTGTGGCCAGTATCACAAAGCAAGAGAcagaaaggtaaaagaaaaagtcaaagttATTCACTTTGGATTCAGAAAATTGAGTAGACCTCAGTGCTACATAATGGAAGATTTGGAAGAGACTTGATGTAGGAAAggactgaggaagaaaagaacataaTCTTACTGAGGAGACATTCCACCCAGCCCTTAGGGATGACTTAGTGAATTAGCTTTCCC
It encodes the following:
- the Mmgt1 gene encoding LOW QUALITY PROTEIN: membrane magnesium transporter 1 (The sequence of the model RefSeq protein was modified relative to this genomic sequence to represent the inferred CDS: substituted 1 base at 1 genomic stop codon), giving the protein MAPSLWKGLVGVGLFALAHAAFSAAQHRSYMRLTEKEDESLPIDVVLQTLQALQLPVGIVHIIXGSSKDMDTTSELKRISKTFDTLRNHPSFYVFNHRGRVLFRPSDATNSSNLDALSSNTSLKLRKFDSLRR